A window of the Hypomesus transpacificus isolate Combined female chromosome 10, fHypTra1, whole genome shotgun sequence genome harbors these coding sequences:
- the rpap2 gene encoding putative RNA polymerase II subunit B1 CTD phosphatase rpap2: MERKRSTRSLKSGIKGGNAVSSLAAIEETRRGIVTETLREKLELEKRALQVVERLLEDSVADDVLVDCARLITTGDYKDTIEERAIAKLCGYPVCSSKLGNVPHQKYNISTKTNKVYDITERKCFCSNFCYKASKAFELQIPNIPLWLRHHESLPEVILMKRGDSGCAGEEVKLRARRLKEQDIENPVESEAPRDPRRSPLGLSHSDSSDEEQGFGSSGVSQPPGPRVHWGELPTKNTGETKLQKVGRANVGGESREERKGKEKGKTEEESKESQTGRRTECVGPRHPTSGASHPSEQPLLLEERGSPEGQSVEEAADLLRHCTMQDRRAVPANPPVHRDTTPTHCRRESPAEPTPPQHNNLPPASHPLPGLDITQVGMSRRGAAGLRGLLKTEVLTDLIHVNLIEGLRGTFSEWRTEETMRFLYGLDHNSNPPLTERQVKMEAEEEEELDEDDLDDVVEAKGQGGEPGHYGGAWRPSAPAPDYHTLRRHTEEQDLRVKEFYKGTYVLPQNVGHGDSEDQTGKDLSLPLVDSHAQHLIQKRIAIEKLTRSLGVVLGPLCLTMSDVFSDLSSLVRTFRFTNTNIIHKTPEWTLIAVVLLHVLSEVSPEVQKALESPGSVQYLSTLMDKLTINAQDLQSLVQLLKAPSH, from the exons ATGGAGAGAAAACGTAGCACACGTTCCTTAAAATCTGGAATAAAGG GTGGGAATGCCGTTTCCTCTCTGGCTGCTATAGAAGAAACAAG GAGAGGGATAGTGACAGAGACCCTGAGAGAGAAGCTTGAACTGGAGAAGAGGGCCCTGCAGGTGGTTGAGCGTCTACTAGAGGATAGCGTGGCAGATGACGTTCTGGTTGATTGT GCTAGGTTGATTACCACTGGTGATTACAAAGACACAATTGAGGAGAGAGCCATAGCAAAACTGTGTGGCTATCCTGTCTGCTCCAGTAAACTGGGCAAT gtTCCTCATCAAAAGTACAACATTTCCACCAAGACCAATAAAGTGTATGACATTACTGAACGAAAG TGCTTCTGCAGTAACTTCTGCTACAAAGCCTCCAAAGCTTTTGAGCTGCAGATACCAAACATCCCTCTATGGCTGAGGCACCATGAGAG TCTTCCAGAAGTGATTCTAATGAAGAGAGGGGACAG TGGGTGTgctggagaggaggtgaagctCAGGGCACGGCGGCTCAAAGAGCAGGACATTGAAAACCCGGTGGAATCGGAGGCTCCCAGAGACCCCAGACGCTCCCCTCTTGGACTCAGCCATAGTGACAGCAGTGACGAAGAGCAGGGCTTTGGCTCCAGTGGGGTTTCCCAACCACCCGGACCAAGGGTACACTGGGGCGAGCTGCCCACAAAGAACACTGGCGAGACCAAGCTCCAAAAAGTTGGAAGGGCTAATGTCGgcggagagagtagagaggaaaggaagggaaaGGAGAAAGGAAAGACTGAGGAGGAGTCAAAGGAATCCCAAACAGGGAGGCGCACGGAGTGTGTTGGACCCCGACATCCCACATCAGGGGCTAGTCACCCCAGCGAGCAGCCTCttctcctggaggagagaggctccCCAGAGGGCCAGTCTGTGGAAGAGGCTGCTGATCTGCTGAGACACTGCACCATGCAGGACAGGCGAGCAGTCCCAGCCAACCCTCCTGTACACAGGGACACGACCCCAACACACTGTAGACGGGAAAGTCCCGCGGAACCAACTCCTCCACAACACAATAACCTCCCTCCAGCATCACATCCCCTGCCCGGCCTTGACATCACCCAGGTGGGCATGAGCAGGAGAGGAGCGGCTGGGCTCCGTGGTCTCCTGAAGACGGAGGTACTGACGGACTTGATCCATGTCAACCTTATAGAAGGCCTGCGCGGGACCTTCAGCGAGTGGAGGACTGAAGAAACAATGAGGTTCCTATATGGTCTAGACCACAACTCTAACCCACCACTGACGGAGAGACAGGTGAAgatggaggcggaggaggaggaggagctggatgaAGATGATCTGGACGATGTGGTGGAAGCCAAGGGCCAGGGGGGAGAGCCTGGGCACTATGGGGGGGCTTGGAGACCCTCGGCTCCTGCCCCAGACTACCACACCCTGCGTAGGCACACGGAGGAGCAGGATCTGAGGGTGAAAGAGTTCTACAAAGGCACATATGTTCTGCCTCAGAATGTTGGGCATGGAGATTCAGAG GACCAGACGGGGAAggatctatctctccctctggtTGACTCCCATGCCCAGCACCTCATCCAGAAGCGTATAGCCATTGAGAAACTCACAAGAAG TCTCGGAGTTGTTCTGGGACCGCTGTGTCTCACCATGAGTGACGTCTTCAGTGACCTCAGCAGTCTGGTGCGGACCTTCAG ATTCACCAATACCAACATCATTCACAAAACCCCCGAGTGGACCCTGATTGCTGTGGTGCTCCtccatgt